The following coding sequences are from one Pyxidicoccus xibeiensis window:
- a CDS encoding TVP38/TMEM64 family protein — protein MSAPPRSGGLGPGGWLKLLAPLCASIGLLVGLRLLGPQYLDQARLAGWLRPLGPLAPAAFILLLAVRPVTLLPGQLFSAVGGLVFGMARGTAYVLAGSLLATGLIHLLASRLGRKPMKRLVGANHAAIQRAAREHGFQLGFLACVNQVIPADVLLATAAASGARFWPLGLGALVGTLPGTLLTAYFGSSLGQGKTVATVVSASGMLLSMVLGLLLGRRLMRELRITGDAADAPEAGRERRARERVPRPA, from the coding sequence ATGTCCGCGCCCCCTCGTTCCGGAGGGCTGGGGCCAGGTGGCTGGCTCAAGCTCCTCGCGCCGCTCTGCGCTTCCATCGGGTTGCTGGTGGGGCTGCGGCTGCTGGGGCCGCAGTACCTGGACCAGGCGCGGCTTGCCGGGTGGTTGCGCCCGCTGGGGCCGCTGGCGCCCGCGGCCTTCATCCTGCTGCTCGCGGTGCGGCCGGTGACGCTGCTGCCCGGGCAGCTCTTCTCGGCGGTGGGCGGCCTCGTCTTCGGGATGGCGCGGGGGACGGCCTACGTGCTCGCCGGCAGTCTGCTGGCCACCGGGCTCATCCACCTGCTGGCGAGCCGGCTGGGGCGCAAGCCGATGAAGCGGCTCGTGGGGGCCAATCACGCCGCCATCCAGCGCGCGGCGAGGGAGCACGGCTTCCAGCTCGGGTTCCTCGCCTGTGTGAATCAGGTGATTCCGGCGGACGTGCTGCTCGCGACGGCGGCTGCGTCAGGGGCCCGCTTCTGGCCGCTGGGCCTGGGCGCGCTCGTCGGCACCCTGCCGGGGACGCTGCTCACCGCGTACTTCGGCAGCTCGCTGGGGCAGGGCAAGACAGTCGCGACGGTGGTGTCCGCCAGCGGGATGCTGCTCAGCATGGTGCTCGGCCTCCTCCTGGGGCGCCGGCTGATGCGCGAGCTGCGCATCACCGGGGACGCCGCCGACGCGCCGGAGGCCGGGCGCGAGAGGCGGGCCCGGGAGCGTGTTCCCAGGCCCGCCTGA
- the argC gene encoding N-acetyl-gamma-glutamyl-phosphate reductase, whose amino-acid sequence MTTTRANIYILGASGFGGGELLRILSGHPAVAGIRVVSRHHAGEPIHKVHPHLRGLVDGRFEAEPDWRWLADSQQPVVFSALGHGELAAQFKNLEAKWAEAGIADRMLLIDLSSDFRLDHPGRYAGAYGRPHPAPELLGTFTYGLTEWKREEVKKAKRIANPGCFATAVQLALLPIASTPGLGLLAVSGVTGSSGSGSLPGEGTHHPTRAHDFRAYKPLEHQHEAEVEVMLVAHGAQRHRLAFVPHSAPMVRGIFATVQFEWPEHGGAVVTASLMEKFRRYYEGHKFVRIVEGTPRIAAVTGSNFCDIAVATKGRSVAVMAALDNLVKGMAGQAVQNFNVALGFPEDTALRQAACYP is encoded by the coding sequence ATGACGACGACGCGGGCGAACATCTACATCCTGGGGGCCTCCGGTTTCGGCGGGGGCGAGCTGCTGCGCATCCTCTCCGGGCATCCCGCGGTGGCGGGCATCCGCGTGGTGTCGCGGCACCATGCGGGCGAGCCCATCCACAAGGTGCACCCGCACCTGCGCGGGCTGGTGGACGGCCGCTTCGAGGCGGAGCCGGACTGGCGCTGGCTGGCGGACTCGCAGCAGCCGGTGGTCTTCAGCGCGCTGGGACACGGCGAGCTGGCGGCCCAGTTCAAGAACCTCGAGGCGAAGTGGGCCGAGGCCGGCATCGCGGACCGGATGCTGCTCATCGACCTGTCCTCCGACTTCCGGCTGGACCACCCGGGCCGCTACGCGGGCGCCTACGGCCGGCCCCACCCCGCCCCCGAGCTGCTCGGCACCTTCACCTACGGCCTCACCGAGTGGAAGCGCGAGGAGGTCAAGAAGGCGAAGCGCATCGCCAACCCGGGCTGCTTCGCCACCGCTGTGCAGCTCGCGCTGCTGCCCATTGCCTCCACGCCCGGCCTGGGGCTGCTGGCCGTGTCGGGTGTGACGGGCTCGTCCGGCTCCGGCTCGCTGCCGGGCGAGGGCACGCACCACCCGACGCGCGCCCATGACTTCCGCGCGTACAAGCCGCTGGAGCACCAGCACGAAGCAGAAGTCGAGGTCATGCTGGTGGCGCACGGCGCGCAGCGGCACCGGCTGGCCTTCGTGCCGCACTCGGCGCCCATGGTGCGCGGCATCTTCGCCACCGTGCAGTTCGAGTGGCCGGAGCATGGCGGCGCGGTGGTGACGGCGTCGCTGATGGAGAAATTCCGGCGCTACTACGAGGGGCACAAGTTCGTGCGCATCGTCGAGGGCACGCCCCGCATCGCCGCGGTGACGGGCAGCAACTTCTGCGACATCGCGGTGGCCACCAAGGGCCGCTCGGTGGCGGTGATGGCCGCGCTGGACAACCTGGTGAAGGGCATGGCCGGCCAGGCCGTGCAGAACTTCAACGTGGCCCTCGGCTTCCCCGAGGACACGGCGCTTCGCCAGGCGGCCTGCTACCCGTAG
- a CDS encoding DUF1611 domain-containing protein, with translation MKVFVDKVGSVTRNLGLGRTVHLAPEVKAEEGAVVAVRIHGEKSVYNQLEDPHGRLVTLHAGDIVVGALGHRNALHGYEGVVPESVTVGQRLHVLNMGGVIGKCTSHNHGVGLPFEAEILGQVLEFPELMSRTGQPAHVSSGALKGTATPVKCPVVFVVGTCMNAGKTFAASAMVRKLAQAGYRVGGAKLTGVSLMRDTLSMQDSGADVVMDFTDAGIVCTGPRTGARVARVLFSELAAENVDVIVAETGDGIMGEYGVQGILADPELKALAGAWVLCANDPVGAAGGVRHLRETYDINVDVVAGPATDNAVGVRFVEQVVGIPARNARADAAALGGLILEKLASKLGAGRQQ, from the coding sequence ATGAAGGTCTTCGTCGACAAGGTGGGCAGCGTCACCCGCAACCTGGGCCTGGGACGCACGGTACACCTCGCCCCCGAGGTGAAGGCCGAGGAGGGCGCCGTCGTCGCCGTGCGCATCCACGGGGAGAAGAGCGTCTACAACCAGCTCGAGGACCCGCACGGGCGGCTCGTCACGCTGCACGCCGGTGACATCGTCGTGGGGGCCCTGGGCCACCGCAACGCGCTGCACGGCTACGAGGGCGTGGTGCCGGAGTCCGTCACCGTGGGCCAGCGGCTGCACGTGCTGAACATGGGCGGCGTCATCGGCAAGTGCACCTCGCACAACCACGGCGTGGGCCTGCCCTTCGAGGCGGAGATCCTGGGCCAGGTGCTGGAGTTCCCGGAGCTGATGTCGCGCACCGGGCAGCCGGCGCACGTGTCCTCCGGCGCGCTGAAGGGCACGGCGACGCCGGTGAAGTGCCCGGTGGTGTTCGTGGTGGGCACCTGCATGAACGCGGGGAAGACGTTCGCCGCCAGCGCCATGGTGCGCAAGCTGGCGCAGGCGGGCTACCGCGTGGGCGGCGCGAAGCTGACCGGCGTGTCGCTGATGCGGGACACGCTGAGCATGCAGGACTCCGGCGCGGACGTGGTGATGGACTTCACGGACGCGGGCATCGTCTGCACGGGCCCCCGCACGGGTGCGCGCGTGGCGCGGGTGCTCTTCTCCGAGCTGGCGGCGGAGAACGTGGACGTCATCGTCGCGGAGACGGGCGACGGCATCATGGGCGAGTACGGGGTGCAGGGCATCCTGGCGGACCCGGAGCTGAAGGCGCTGGCGGGCGCGTGGGTGCTGTGCGCCAACGACCCGGTGGGCGCGGCCGGCGGCGTGCGGCACCTCCGGGAGACGTACGACATCAACGTGGACGTGGTGGCAGGGCCTGCCACGGACAACGCGGTGGGCGTGCGCTTCGTGGAGCAGGTCGTGGGCATTCCCGCCCGCAACGCCCGCGCGGACGCGGCGGCGCTGGGCGGGCTCATCCTGGAGAAGCTCGCGTCCAAGCTGGGCGCGGGGAGGCAGCAATGA
- the argG gene encoding argininosuccinate synthase has protein sequence MSKKNVVLAFSGGLDTAFCTVYLREQGYAVTTVTVDTGGFPPEQLANIAALSAKLGAVAHHTVDARDTLFQGYLRYLIAGNVLRGQVYPLSVSAERACQAVEAVRMARELGAQAIAHGSTGAGNDQVRFDVAFRSLAPELELLTPIRSLGLSRQQELSFLAERGIHMPPKLGSYSVNEGMWGTSVGGRETLDSWSALPEAAFPGGEIPTDLKPRTLTVSFEQGIPTALDGEKLGPVKLVEVLNALGRTYGIGRGVHLGDTILGIKGRVGFEAPAAHLLITSHRELEKVVLSGKQLFWKETVGNLYGSLLHEGHFFDPLVKDLEAFLSSSQERVTGEVRLVLHPRTLVVEGVKSPHSLMDAKVATYGEANVLWTGSEAAGFAKLYGVAQMLSHRAKGG, from the coding sequence ATGAGCAAGAAGAACGTGGTGCTGGCCTTCTCCGGCGGACTCGATACCGCTTTCTGCACCGTCTACCTGCGCGAGCAGGGCTACGCCGTCACCACCGTGACGGTGGACACCGGTGGCTTCCCGCCCGAGCAGTTGGCGAACATCGCCGCGCTGTCGGCGAAGCTGGGCGCGGTGGCGCACCACACGGTGGACGCGCGCGACACCCTCTTCCAGGGCTACCTGCGCTACCTCATCGCCGGCAACGTGCTGCGCGGGCAGGTGTACCCGCTCAGCGTCTCCGCCGAGCGCGCCTGCCAGGCCGTGGAGGCCGTGCGCATGGCGCGCGAGCTGGGCGCGCAGGCCATCGCCCACGGCAGCACGGGCGCGGGCAACGACCAGGTGCGCTTCGACGTGGCCTTCCGCTCGCTGGCGCCGGAGCTGGAGCTGCTCACGCCCATCCGCTCGCTGGGGCTGAGCCGCCAGCAGGAGCTGTCCTTCCTCGCCGAGCGCGGCATCCACATGCCGCCGAAGCTGGGCTCCTACTCGGTCAACGAGGGCATGTGGGGCACGTCCGTCGGCGGCCGCGAGACGCTGGACTCGTGGAGCGCGCTGCCCGAGGCGGCCTTCCCCGGCGGGGAGATTCCCACCGACTTGAAGCCCCGCACGCTCACCGTGTCCTTCGAGCAGGGCATCCCCACGGCGCTGGACGGCGAGAAGCTGGGCCCCGTGAAGCTGGTGGAGGTGCTCAACGCGCTGGGGCGCACCTACGGCATCGGCCGGGGCGTGCACCTGGGCGACACCATCCTCGGCATCAAGGGCCGGGTGGGCTTCGAGGCGCCCGCGGCGCACCTGCTCATCACCTCCCACCGCGAGCTGGAGAAGGTGGTGCTCTCCGGCAAGCAGCTCTTCTGGAAGGAGACGGTGGGCAACCTGTACGGCTCGCTGCTGCACGAGGGCCACTTCTTCGACCCGCTGGTGAAGGACCTGGAGGCGTTCCTCAGCTCGTCGCAGGAGCGCGTGACGGGCGAGGTGCGGCTGGTGCTTCACCCCCGGACGCTGGTGGTGGAGGGCGTGAAGTCGCCACACTCGCTGATGGACGCGAAGGTGGCGACGTACGGGGAAGCAAACGTGCTGTGGACGGGTTCTGAAGCGGCTGGATTCGCCAAGCTGTACGGCGTGGCGCAGATGCTCTCGCATCGGGCCAAGGGAGGTTGA
- the argH gene encoding argininosuccinate lyase yields MADTLWGKGIALDAAIHRFTVGDDPVVDLALAPHDALGSAAHARMLAHVGLLRAEEAKALVAALKTLHDEARAGTFTIRPEQEDGHTALEAALVERVGEAGKRIHLARSRNDQVQLALRLLLREEVLAMGARAVELAGTFLDFAQAHAGVALPGYTHLRRAMPSTFGLWAMAFAEGLLEELEALRGVWARLDRCPLGAAAGFGVPLPIDREYVAKLLGFAKVQRSPIDVQNGRGRHEAAVLGWACSVAGTLEKWLWDVQLYSMDEFGFLALPDAYTTGSSIMPQKKNPDVVELARGRCRELRGLAHQVEAVAGGLPSSYHRDFQLLKRPTLAALDSMKALLDVLTRLVPALQVKADAAARASDDTLYAAHHAYALVAKGLPFRDAYRQVGRELADGTFHPDRGALTATHLGGAGNLGLPQAREELAAARAWLDDTHRAATSAAARVWAL; encoded by the coding sequence GTGGCTGACACCCTGTGGGGCAAGGGCATCGCCCTGGACGCGGCCATCCACCGCTTCACGGTGGGCGACGACCCGGTGGTGGACCTGGCGCTGGCGCCGCACGACGCGCTCGGCAGCGCCGCGCATGCGCGGATGCTGGCGCACGTGGGCCTCTTGCGCGCGGAGGAGGCAAAGGCCCTGGTGGCGGCGCTGAAGACGCTGCACGACGAGGCGCGCGCCGGCACGTTCACCATCCGCCCGGAGCAGGAGGACGGCCACACCGCGCTGGAGGCGGCGCTCGTGGAGCGCGTGGGCGAGGCGGGCAAGCGCATCCACCTGGCGCGCTCGCGCAACGACCAGGTGCAGCTGGCCCTGCGCCTGCTGCTGCGTGAGGAGGTGCTGGCCATGGGCGCCCGCGCGGTGGAGCTGGCGGGCACCTTCCTGGACTTCGCCCAGGCGCACGCGGGCGTGGCGCTGCCGGGCTACACGCACCTGCGCCGGGCCATGCCGTCGACGTTCGGCCTGTGGGCCATGGCCTTCGCGGAGGGGCTGCTGGAGGAGCTGGAGGCGCTGCGCGGCGTGTGGGCCCGCCTGGACAGGTGCCCGCTGGGCGCGGCGGCGGGCTTCGGCGTGCCGCTGCCCATCGACCGGGAGTACGTGGCGAAGCTGCTCGGCTTCGCGAAGGTGCAGCGCAGCCCCATCGACGTGCAGAACGGCCGGGGCCGGCACGAGGCGGCGGTGCTGGGATGGGCGTGCTCGGTGGCGGGCACGCTGGAGAAGTGGCTCTGGGACGTGCAGCTCTACAGCATGGACGAGTTCGGCTTCCTGGCGCTGCCGGACGCGTACACCACCGGCTCGTCCATCATGCCGCAGAAGAAGAACCCGGACGTGGTGGAGCTGGCGCGCGGTCGCTGCCGCGAGCTGCGGGGCCTGGCGCACCAGGTGGAAGCCGTGGCCGGCGGCCTGCCGTCCAGCTACCACCGCGACTTCCAGCTGCTCAAGCGCCCCACCCTCGCGGCCCTGGACTCCATGAAGGCGCTGCTGGACGTGCTCACCCGCCTGGTGCCCGCGCTGCAGGTCAAGGCGGACGCGGCGGCGCGCGCCTCTGACGACACGCTGTACGCGGCCCACCATGCCTACGCGCTCGTGGCGAAGGGGCTGCCCTTCCGCGACGCGTACCGGCAGGTGGGGCGCGAGCTGGCGGACGGGACGTTCCACCCGGACCGCGGCGCACTGACGGCCACCCACCTGGGTGGCGCCGGCAACCTGGGGCTGCCCCAGGCCCGGGAGGAGCTGGCCGCCGCGCGCGCCTGGCTCGACGACACCCACCGCGCGGCGACCTCCGCCGCGGCCCGCGTGTGGGCGCTGTGA
- a CDS encoding M20/M25/M40 family metallo-hydrolase: MKAAELLQALVAIPSVSGDEKLIADTVSGWAEGWGARVQRKGHNVWFSVGSGPRRLLVNSHLDTVKPCAGWTYAPHAPEWREDRLYGLGSNDAKGCVAGMLLTARTLLKEGVPAGGEVVFALTAEEETGGQGLGTILPELGPLDAAVVGEPTSLKPCTAQRGMLLLRCTAHGRSGHVAHAHSTPAVNAIHLAATDISVLAELRFPSHPLLGEARAQVTQISGGLARNQVPDKCEFFVDLRTTPGMEHARVAEQVARALKSEVQVHSARYLPKATADHQPIVRAAVAAAGAEPVGSSTASDWAFLGELPAVKVGPGDTLRSHQADEYLTRAELEAGAAFYTRLVRGYFEEVARG; the protein is encoded by the coding sequence ATGAAGGCGGCGGAGCTGCTCCAGGCGCTGGTGGCCATCCCCAGCGTCTCGGGTGACGAGAAGCTCATCGCGGACACGGTGTCCGGGTGGGCAGAGGGCTGGGGCGCGCGCGTCCAGCGGAAGGGCCACAACGTGTGGTTCTCCGTCGGGAGCGGGCCGCGCCGGCTGCTCGTCAACTCGCACCTGGACACGGTGAAGCCGTGCGCCGGGTGGACGTATGCGCCGCACGCGCCCGAGTGGCGCGAGGACCGGCTGTACGGCCTGGGCAGCAACGACGCCAAGGGCTGCGTGGCGGGGATGCTCCTCACCGCCCGCACCCTGCTGAAGGAGGGAGTACCCGCGGGTGGAGAAGTGGTCTTCGCCCTCACTGCCGAAGAAGAAACGGGAGGTCAGGGACTGGGAACGATTCTGCCAGAGCTGGGGCCGCTGGACGCGGCGGTGGTGGGCGAGCCCACCAGCCTGAAGCCCTGCACCGCGCAGCGGGGCATGCTGCTCCTGCGCTGCACGGCGCATGGCCGCAGCGGGCACGTGGCGCACGCGCACAGCACCCCGGCGGTGAATGCCATCCACCTGGCGGCAACGGACATCTCCGTCCTGGCGGAGCTGCGCTTCCCGTCCCACCCGCTGCTGGGTGAGGCGCGGGCGCAGGTGACCCAGATTTCCGGCGGGCTGGCGCGCAACCAGGTGCCGGACAAGTGCGAGTTCTTCGTGGACCTGCGCACCACGCCGGGCATGGAGCACGCGAGGGTCGCCGAGCAGGTGGCGCGGGCGCTGAAGAGCGAGGTGCAGGTGCACTCGGCGCGCTACCTGCCGAAGGCGACGGCGGACCACCAGCCCATCGTCCGCGCGGCGGTGGCGGCGGCGGGCGCGGAGCCGGTGGGCTCCAGCACGGCGTCCGACTGGGCCTTCCTGGGCGAGCTGCCCGCGGTGAAGGTGGGCCCCGGCGACACGCTGCGCAGCCATCAGGCGGACGAGTACCTCACCCGGGCGGAGCTCGAAGCGGGCGCCGCCTTCTACACGCGACTGGTGCGTGGCTACTTCGAGGAGGTGGCCCGTGGCTGA
- the argB gene encoding acetylglutamate kinase produces the protein MPLSPDPYSALRNAARYVQQFRRKTFVVKLGGAMLSDPKLRRSACEQIALLWTFSIRPVVVHGGGPELDALCDALHLPIEKVAGRRITSAPVLDAAKMVLAGKLHTDLLADLQAAGVPAVGLSGVDAGLIKARKRPPVMVTEPGASEGRLVDYGLVGDIESVDTRVVEHLRSADYVPVIAPLSGGTDGAVYNTNADTVAAALAVALSAEKLFFLVQVPGLLRDLNDPTSLVTLANLTDLATMENKGTISGGMRPKAHAIRHALVGGVGSVHLVSGVQPNALLEEVFTNEGSGTMVVRESVPKPAGGVG, from the coding sequence GTGCCCCTGTCGCCCGACCCGTACTCCGCGCTCCGAAACGCCGCGCGCTACGTCCAGCAGTTCCGCCGCAAGACGTTCGTCGTGAAGCTCGGCGGCGCCATGCTGAGCGACCCGAAGCTGCGCCGCTCCGCGTGCGAGCAGATTGCCCTGCTGTGGACCTTCTCCATCCGCCCCGTCGTCGTGCACGGCGGCGGCCCGGAGCTGGACGCGCTGTGTGACGCGCTCCACCTGCCCATCGAGAAGGTGGCGGGCCGCCGCATCACCTCCGCGCCCGTGCTGGACGCGGCGAAGATGGTGCTCGCGGGCAAGCTGCACACGGACCTGCTGGCGGACCTCCAGGCGGCGGGCGTTCCGGCCGTCGGCCTGAGCGGCGTGGACGCCGGGCTCATCAAGGCGCGCAAGCGGCCTCCCGTCATGGTGACGGAGCCGGGCGCCAGCGAGGGCAGGCTGGTCGACTACGGGCTGGTGGGCGACATCGAGTCGGTGGACACGCGCGTGGTGGAGCACCTGCGCTCGGCGGACTACGTCCCGGTGATTGCGCCCCTGTCGGGCGGGACGGACGGCGCCGTCTACAACACCAACGCGGACACGGTGGCGGCGGCGCTCGCGGTGGCGCTGTCCGCGGAGAAGCTCTTCTTCCTCGTGCAGGTGCCCGGCCTCCTGCGAGACCTCAACGACCCGACGTCGCTCGTCACCCTGGCGAACCTGACGGACCTGGCCACCATGGAGAACAAGGGGACCATCTCCGGCGGGATGCGGCCCAAGGCGCACGCCATCCGCCACGCGCTGGTGGGCGGGGTGGGCAGCGTGCACCTGGTCAGCGGGGTGCAGCCCAACGCGCTCCTGGAGGAGGTCTTCACCAACGAGGGCAGCGGCACCATGGTGGTGCGCGAGTCGGTGCCCAAGCCCGCCGGGGGCGTGGGATGA
- a CDS encoding N-acetylornithine carbamoyltransferase, translating to MKHVTHIQDLGPEGVEAVLAQAAAWKKKGPTQPLFPGSILGMVFFNPSLRTRTSFEAVMLRGGGNAIILDVGSGVWKLEHREGAVMNADRAEHLKEAAPVLSRFVDMLGVRTFSQGGGDEEDEVDPVINAFRKWATVPVVSMESAREHPCQGLADVLTLRETFGTTKKLPVTLTWAPHIKPLPKAVPNSFLLSAAAAGCEVRVAHPPGFELHPAVRAEAEAYAKATGGSITYTHDQDEALEGSRAVYAKSWGPTAAAAFSPNDVTALLASYSGWMPTLRTMSRASKDAAFLHCLPVRRNVEVADEVLDHPSSRVVDEAGNRYHVQRALLHWMRSF from the coding sequence ATGAAGCACGTCACCCACATCCAGGACCTCGGGCCCGAGGGCGTCGAGGCGGTGCTCGCGCAGGCGGCCGCATGGAAGAAGAAGGGGCCGACGCAGCCGCTGTTCCCCGGCTCCATCCTCGGCATGGTGTTCTTCAACCCGTCGCTGCGCACGCGCACCTCGTTCGAGGCCGTCATGCTGCGCGGGGGTGGCAACGCCATCATCCTCGACGTGGGCTCCGGCGTGTGGAAGCTGGAGCACCGCGAGGGCGCGGTGATGAACGCGGACCGGGCCGAGCACCTCAAGGAGGCGGCGCCCGTCCTGTCGCGCTTCGTGGACATGCTGGGCGTGCGGACCTTCTCGCAGGGTGGCGGTGACGAGGAGGACGAGGTCGACCCCGTCATCAATGCCTTCCGCAAGTGGGCCACCGTCCCCGTGGTCAGCATGGAGTCCGCGCGCGAGCACCCCTGCCAGGGCCTGGCCGACGTGCTCACCCTGCGCGAGACGTTCGGCACGACGAAGAAGCTCCCGGTGACGCTCACCTGGGCGCCTCACATCAAGCCGCTGCCCAAGGCGGTGCCCAACTCGTTCCTCCTCAGCGCCGCCGCCGCGGGCTGCGAGGTCCGCGTGGCGCACCCTCCCGGCTTCGAGCTGCACCCCGCCGTGCGCGCGGAGGCCGAGGCGTACGCGAAGGCCACCGGCGGCAGCATCACCTACACGCACGACCAGGACGAGGCGCTCGAGGGCAGCCGCGCCGTCTACGCCAAGTCGTGGGGCCCCACGGCCGCGGCGGCCTTCTCGCCCAACGACGTCACGGCCCTCCTGGCGTCGTACTCCGGCTGGATGCCCACGCTGCGCACCATGTCGCGTGCGTCGAAGGACGCCGCGTTCCTCCACTGTCTTCCCGTGCGCCGCAACGTCGAGGTAGCGGACGAGGTGCTGGACCACCCGAGCAGCCGCGTCGTGGACGAGGCGGGCAACCGCTACCACGTCCAGCGCGCCCTGCTCCATTGGATGCGCTCGTTCTGA
- a CDS encoding arginine repressor, producing MNLDETILRLISDQEISDQAVLQELLEAQGEAPSQSTLSRRLKKLGVQKVGGRYQRVAPPPVVAPAPAPRPWLRIIEAPPSLLVLKTAPGYAQVFALALDREPDVPGLAGTVAGDDTIFVAVTDPSRLREVRSVVERLMARGT from the coding sequence ATGAACCTGGACGAGACCATCCTGAGGCTCATCTCCGATCAGGAGATCAGTGATCAGGCGGTGTTACAGGAGCTGCTGGAGGCGCAGGGGGAGGCGCCGAGCCAGTCCACGCTGTCGCGGCGGCTGAAGAAGCTGGGCGTGCAGAAGGTGGGCGGGCGCTACCAGCGCGTGGCGCCGCCGCCGGTGGTGGCGCCGGCTCCGGCGCCGCGGCCGTGGCTGAGGATCATCGAGGCGCCGCCCAGCCTGCTGGTGCTGAAGACGGCGCCCGGCTACGCGCAGGTGTTCGCGCTGGCGCTGGACCGCGAGCCGGACGTGCCGGGCCTCGCCGGCACCGTGGCGGGGGACGACACCATCTTCGTCGCCGTGACGGACCCCTCGCGCCTGCGCGAGGTGCGCTCGGTGGTGGAGCGGCTGATGGCGCGGGGGACGTGA